A single region of the Gammaproteobacteria bacterium genome encodes:
- a CDS encoding TIM barrel protein gives MRRPIAFLAEIGFAAMPAGEVAAAITGAGYDSIEWTMAHIDDFIEPACAIACQQDLVTDPVGGLERTKSAIDVAARRGVPTVNVLTGPNLWEDGAVERHDEAAWADSLRALEAACAHAELLGVNVALEPCWGTLAHDAATMHRVLAEVPCMVNFDPSHFVMEDDDIPGFVRDVGDRIVHVHLKDAFGVPGVEGEDFLFCLLGEGKVPWPEFFAALDDVAYTGPLSVEFEAYRYLDQILGNDPIAAARLAMDQVRALVPEVA, from the coding sequence GTGAGACGCCCCATCGCGTTCCTCGCCGAGATCGGATTTGCCGCGATGCCGGCCGGCGAGGTCGCTGCGGCGATCACCGGAGCGGGCTACGACAGCATCGAGTGGACCATGGCGCACATCGACGACTTCATCGAACCGGCGTGCGCTATCGCGTGCCAGCAGGATCTGGTCACCGACCCTGTCGGCGGACTCGAGCGCACGAAGTCCGCGATCGACGTGGCCGCGCGGCGCGGCGTTCCGACGGTCAACGTGCTCACTGGCCCAAACCTGTGGGAGGACGGTGCCGTGGAGCGCCACGACGAAGCCGCGTGGGCGGATTCGCTGCGGGCCCTGGAGGCCGCGTGCGCTCATGCCGAGCTTCTTGGCGTCAACGTCGCCTTGGAGCCCTGCTGGGGCACGTTGGCCCACGATGCGGCCACCATGCACAGGGTGCTTGCCGAGGTGCCCTGCATGGTCAACTTCGATCCGAGCCACTTCGTGATGGAGGATGACGACATCCCCGGGTTCGTGCGTGACGTAGGCGATCGAATCGTCCATGTCCACCTCAAAGATGCCTTCGGAGTACCGGGCGTGGAGGGAGAGGACTTCCTCTTCTGTCTGCTCGGTGAGGGCAAGGTGCCGTGGCCGGAGTTCTTCGCGGCGCTCGACGACGTCGCGTACACAGGCCCCCTCTCGGTCGAGTTCGAGGCTTATCGGTACCTCGATCAGATACTCGGGAACGACCCCATCGCGGCAGCACGTCTCGCGATGGACCAGGTACGCGCTCTTGTCCCGGAGGTCGCCTGA
- the gltB gene encoding glutamate synthase large subunit, whose amino-acid sequence MKRDHQQIRQAEGLYHPALDHDSCGIGFVADIKGRKSHQIITQGLTVLANLTHRGAVGADSLAGDGAGMLLQIPDGFFRPEMAEQGVRLPEPGNYGVGLIFLPQDPVDRVVCENLLTELVIREGQQLLGWRDVPVDSSCLGVSVRPIEPVIRQLFIGRGENIVDADHFERKLYVIRKQAHVQLEKRAPYLIRRGEFYVTSMSARTITYKGMMLAKRLAVYYKDLADERTESALALIHQRFSTNTSPSWRLAQPFRYLCHNGEINTVQGNVNWMMARRQNMSSEIIGDDLEKLWPLIGDGASDSATFDNALDLLLAGGYPLGHAMMLMIPEAWADNPLMDSGRKAFYEYHAALMEPWDGPAAVAFTDGRQIGATLDRNGLRPARYFVTDDDLVVMASEMGVLDIPEEKIVKKWRLQPGKMLLIDLEQGRIIDDAELKNSLSGAKPYRQWLDETQIHIAELPPEVAAMGPDAGTLRNAQKAFGYTREDIEFFLKPMASEGKDPIGSMGRDTPPAVLSDRPKMLYDYFKERFAQVTNPPIDPIREETVMSLVSLIGPRPNLLDLNTGGTHKRLEVTHPILTNVDLERIRRIENHVDDAFRTRKLSICYPAGEGAAGMQAALERLCDRAIETVREGRNILILSDRRLEVDRIAIPALLATAAVHHHLIRAGLRTEVGLVVETGEARQVHDFCLLGGYGAEAINPYLAFDSIHALVDELPGSPSPEEAERRYTNALNKGMLKVMSKMGISTFQSYCGAQIFDAVGLNTEFVERYFTGTPSVIEGIGLDEIAAETVRRHKVAFGTKTYLTPGLDVGGDYAFRMQGEVHVWTPDTISTLQHSVRSGDYDLFRKYTAMVNDQTHKLKNLRGLFELDFLDEPIPLEEVEPACEIVKRFATGAMSFGSISWEAHTNLAIAMNRLGAKSNTGEGGEEPSRYVPLENGDSMRSAVKQVASGRFGVTTEYLVHADDIQIKMAQGAKPGEGGQIPGYKVNEWIAKVRHSTPGVGLISPPPHHDIYSIEDLKQLIFDLKNVNPTARISVKLVSEVGVGTIAAGVAKAHADHVLISGNEGGTGASPLTSVMQAGSHWEIGLAEAHQTLVANGLRGRIAIQTDGGIRTGRDIVIAALLGADEVGFGTAALISEGCIMMRKCHLNTCPVGVATQDPELRKLFPGKPEHVVNFFMFIAEETREIMARLGFRTFAEMIGQSDRIRAKDAIEHWKAQGLDFSKVLFKPRPRPGIAISNTGKQQHALHRALDNGLVEKAMPALENRQAVSIETSVNNTNLAVGAMLSGEVARRYGHAGLPDDTIHIKLNGTAGQSFGAWLAHGITLHLEGDANDYVGKGLSGGRIIIEAEPSGPIVPRENIIIGNTVLYGAISGDCYFNGGAGERFAVRNSGAIAVVERIGDHGCEYMTGGCVVVIGKAGRNFGAGMSGGIAYVIDDAGDFEQRVNHHMVEIERVAADDGAPLEVTDDPTPEELLADPLRHDVWRLKTLIARHAHLTNSSRAEEILDNFDDYLPRFYKVVPVEYRRAMQQRTLTVGSV is encoded by the coding sequence CGTTGCCGACATCAAGGGCCGCAAGAGTCACCAGATCATCACTCAAGGGCTGACGGTGCTCGCGAACCTCACGCATCGCGGTGCAGTCGGAGCGGATTCGTTGGCGGGTGACGGTGCCGGGATGCTGCTTCAGATACCCGACGGATTCTTCCGGCCCGAGATGGCGGAACAGGGAGTCCGCCTTCCGGAACCCGGTAACTACGGTGTTGGACTGATCTTTCTGCCCCAGGATCCCGTCGACCGCGTCGTGTGTGAGAACCTCTTGACCGAGCTGGTGATACGCGAGGGCCAGCAGCTACTCGGGTGGCGTGACGTTCCCGTAGACTCGTCATGCCTCGGAGTGAGTGTCCGGCCCATCGAACCGGTGATCCGCCAGCTGTTTATCGGCCGTGGCGAGAACATCGTCGATGCCGATCATTTCGAGCGCAAGCTGTACGTGATTCGCAAACAGGCCCATGTCCAGCTGGAGAAACGCGCTCCCTACCTCATAAGACGAGGCGAGTTCTACGTGACCTCGATGTCGGCCAGGACCATCACGTACAAGGGCATGATGCTGGCCAAGAGACTCGCCGTGTACTACAAGGATCTCGCCGATGAGCGGACCGAATCGGCTCTTGCGCTCATCCACCAGCGGTTCTCGACGAACACATCCCCGTCGTGGCGCCTGGCGCAGCCTTTCCGCTATCTGTGTCATAACGGTGAGATCAACACGGTCCAGGGCAACGTCAACTGGATGATGGCTCGCCGGCAGAACATGTCCTCGGAGATCATTGGCGATGACCTCGAGAAGTTGTGGCCCCTGATCGGAGATGGAGCATCAGACTCGGCAACGTTCGACAATGCACTCGACCTGCTGCTGGCGGGCGGGTATCCCCTCGGTCACGCCATGATGCTGATGATCCCCGAAGCTTGGGCGGACAACCCGCTGATGGACAGCGGGCGCAAAGCCTTCTACGAATACCACGCCGCCCTGATGGAACCGTGGGACGGGCCCGCCGCCGTGGCGTTCACCGACGGCAGACAGATCGGTGCCACCCTCGATCGCAACGGGCTTCGCCCGGCCCGGTATTTCGTCACCGATGACGACCTGGTCGTGATGGCGTCGGAGATGGGCGTACTCGACATTCCCGAAGAGAAGATCGTCAAGAAGTGGCGCCTCCAACCTGGCAAGATGCTGCTGATCGATCTCGAACAGGGACGCATCATCGATGATGCGGAACTCAAGAACTCTCTCTCCGGGGCGAAGCCATACCGGCAATGGCTCGACGAAACCCAGATCCATATTGCCGAGCTTCCGCCGGAGGTCGCTGCCATGGGACCGGATGCGGGGACCCTGCGCAATGCTCAGAAGGCCTTTGGCTATACCCGCGAGGACATCGAGTTCTTCTTGAAGCCGATGGCCTCCGAAGGCAAAGACCCCATCGGGTCAATGGGCCGTGACACACCGCCGGCGGTGCTGTCCGACCGTCCCAAGATGCTATACGACTACTTCAAGGAGAGATTCGCCCAGGTCACCAACCCTCCGATCGACCCGATCAGGGAAGAGACGGTGATGTCGCTGGTATCTCTGATCGGGCCTCGACCCAACTTGCTCGATCTCAACACCGGTGGCACCCACAAGCGGCTGGAGGTCACGCACCCGATCCTCACCAATGTGGATCTGGAACGGATTCGCCGCATCGAGAACCATGTCGACGATGCCTTCCGGACCCGCAAGCTGAGCATCTGTTACCCGGCCGGCGAAGGCGCCGCCGGTATGCAAGCAGCGTTGGAGAGACTGTGCGATCGGGCCATCGAGACGGTACGCGAGGGTCGCAACATCCTCATCCTGTCCGACCGTCGCCTGGAGGTGGATCGGATTGCCATCCCGGCCTTGCTGGCGACCGCAGCCGTTCACCACCATCTGATCAGGGCCGGTCTCCGAACCGAAGTGGGACTGGTCGTCGAGACCGGCGAGGCCCGCCAGGTTCATGACTTCTGCCTGCTCGGTGGCTACGGCGCCGAGGCCATCAACCCGTACCTTGCATTCGACAGCATCCATGCTCTCGTTGACGAGCTGCCCGGCAGCCCGTCCCCGGAAGAGGCCGAGAGGCGCTACACCAACGCGCTCAACAAGGGCATGCTCAAGGTGATGTCGAAGATGGGTATTTCAACGTTCCAGTCCTACTGCGGTGCCCAGATCTTCGATGCCGTCGGCTTGAACACCGAGTTCGTCGAGCGGTACTTCACGGGCACTCCCTCGGTGATCGAGGGTATCGGTCTCGACGAGATCGCTGCCGAGACGGTGCGGCGCCACAAAGTTGCCTTTGGCACCAAGACATATCTCACCCCCGGTCTCGATGTTGGCGGCGACTATGCGTTCCGGATGCAGGGCGAGGTGCATGTCTGGACCCCGGACACCATCTCCACGCTGCAGCACTCGGTCCGATCTGGTGACTATGACCTCTTCCGGAAGTACACCGCAATGGTCAACGACCAGACCCACAAGTTGAAGAACCTCCGGGGACTATTCGAACTCGACTTCCTCGACGAACCGATCCCTCTCGAGGAGGTCGAGCCCGCCTGCGAAATCGTAAAGCGCTTTGCGACCGGCGCCATGTCGTTCGGATCGATCTCGTGGGAGGCCCACACCAATCTCGCAATTGCGATGAACCGGCTCGGAGCCAAGTCGAACACGGGCGAAGGTGGCGAGGAACCGAGCCGGTACGTTCCCCTGGAGAACGGGGACTCCATGCGGTCCGCGGTCAAGCAGGTCGCATCGGGTCGCTTCGGGGTGACGACCGAGTACCTGGTACACGCCGACGACATCCAGATCAAGATGGCCCAGGGTGCCAAACCCGGCGAAGGAGGCCAGATTCCCGGCTACAAGGTCAATGAGTGGATCGCCAAGGTGCGCCACTCGACACCGGGCGTCGGCCTGATCTCACCCCCGCCTCACCATGACATCTACTCTATCGAGGACCTCAAGCAGCTCATCTTCGATCTGAAGAACGTAAACCCGACAGCCCGCATCAGCGTGAAGCTGGTGTCCGAGGTCGGTGTCGGCACGATTGCCGCCGGTGTCGCCAAGGCACACGCCGACCATGTCCTCATCTCGGGCAATGAGGGTGGCACGGGCGCCAGCCCCCTCACCTCGGTGATGCAGGCAGGCTCGCATTGGGAGATAGGTCTGGCCGAGGCGCACCAGACCCTGGTCGCCAATGGCCTGCGGGGACGGATCGCGATTCAGACCGACGGTGGCATCCGCACCGGCCGGGATATCGTGATTGCGGCGCTGCTGGGGGCGGACGAAGTTGGTTTCGGCACCGCCGCTCTCATCTCCGAGGGCTGCATCATGATGCGCAAGTGCCACCTCAACACATGCCCGGTCGGTGTGGCCACTCAAGACCCCGAGCTGCGCAAACTCTTCCCCGGCAAGCCGGAGCACGTCGTCAACTTCTTCATGTTCATTGCGGAAGAGACCCGAGAGATCATGGCCAGGTTGGGCTTCCGCACCTTCGCCGAGATGATCGGTCAAAGTGATCGCATCCGCGCAAAGGACGCAATCGAGCATTGGAAGGCTCAGGGTCTGGACTTCTCCAAGGTCCTGTTCAAGCCTCGGCCCCGACCTGGTATCGCCATCAGCAACACCGGAAAGCAACAACATGCTCTGCATCGGGCTCTCGACAACGGTCTCGTCGAGAAGGCGATGCCGGCTCTCGAGAATCGGCAGGCGGTGTCGATCGAGACTTCCGTGAACAACACGAACCTTGCCGTTGGCGCAATGCTGTCGGGTGAGGTTGCCCGTCGATACGGTCACGCCGGTCTCCCCGATGACACGATCCACATCAAGCTGAACGGGACCGCCGGACAGAGCTTCGGCGCCTGGCTGGCTCACGGCATCACGCTTCACCTCGAAGGAGACGCCAACGACTACGTCGGCAAGGGGCTGTCAGGCGGTCGCATCATCATCGAGGCGGAACCTTCCGGCCCGATCGTCCCACGGGAGAACATCATCATCGGCAACACGGTGCTCTACGGCGCCATCTCCGGCGACTGCTACTTCAACGGCGGGGCCGGGGAGCGATTCGCCGTCCGGAACTCCGGCGCCATTGCCGTCGTCGAACGAATTGGCGACCACGGCTGCGAGTACATGACCGGTGGCTGTGTCGTGGTAATCGGCAAGGCCGGCAGGAACTTTGGAGCCGGGATGAGCGGCGGGATCGCATACGTGATCGACGATGCCGGCGATTTCGAGCAGCGGGTCAATCACCACATGGTCGAGATCGAGCGAGTCGCGGCAGACGACGGTGCCCCGCTCGAAGTCACCGATGACCCCACTCCGGAGGAGCTTCTCGCCGATCCGCTGAGACACGACGTGTGGCGGCTGAAGACCCTCATCGCCCGCCACGCCCACCTCACGAACAGTTCCCGGGCCGAGGAGATCCTTGACAACTTCGACGATTACCTGCCCAGGTTCTACAAGGTCGTGCCGGTGGAGTATCGGCGGGCGATGCAGCAGCGCACGCTGACGGTGGGGAGCGTGTGA
- a CDS encoding aldehyde dehydrogenase family protein, with translation MTRAAVINSRIHDWSSEGGPLIERTEPWTGEPLAAVREASWEDVALACEIAMPAQREWVALPLAERELALRSIADELERRDDLAVLLAREVGKPIVEAEGEVARTVAIFRFYSSMLRVGIGEVLQGPVPSMRVFTRRRPLGVVGLITPWNFPLAIPAWKMAPALAAGNGVVLKPATAGAGVAAALMECVEKAPIPDGLVALVTGRGSVVADALVGDPHIRGVSFTGSVEVGRAIRVACAERGIRIQTELGGRNPAIVLADADLEAAAAAVAGGAFGYAGQKCTATRRALIQDSVYDDVQALLTAAAERMVPGDPLDRATVVGPLISRRAADAVRASIREAVEAGAELIWGDPEGDGDVVVPTIVSRVPADVDLGCDEVFGPVLVLEPVRDLDHAIASANATPFGLSAAIHTASLASAARFEAEIEAGVVVVNRPTSGVELHAPFGGMKASGYGWREQGVVALDFYSELQAIYEAM, from the coding sequence GTGACACGAGCCGCCGTTATCAACAGTCGCATCCACGATTGGTCCTCCGAAGGTGGCCCTCTCATAGAGCGCACCGAGCCTTGGACCGGCGAGCCTCTCGCGGCGGTGCGGGAGGCTTCCTGGGAGGATGTCGCCCTGGCCTGCGAGATCGCGATGCCGGCACAGAGAGAATGGGTCGCTCTCCCGTTGGCGGAAAGGGAGTTGGCGCTTCGTTCTATCGCGGATGAGCTCGAGCGTCGAGATGACCTTGCTGTGCTTCTGGCACGGGAGGTTGGCAAGCCGATCGTCGAAGCTGAGGGGGAGGTGGCTCGGACCGTCGCCATCTTCCGCTTCTACTCGAGCATGCTTCGCGTCGGTATCGGCGAGGTTCTCCAGGGCCCGGTCCCGTCGATGCGAGTGTTCACTCGGCGGCGCCCCCTGGGCGTGGTGGGTCTCATAACGCCATGGAATTTCCCGCTGGCGATTCCGGCCTGGAAGATGGCACCTGCTCTCGCGGCCGGAAACGGTGTGGTACTCAAGCCGGCCACTGCCGGTGCCGGAGTGGCGGCTGCACTGATGGAATGCGTTGAGAAAGCGCCGATTCCCGACGGACTGGTTGCGCTCGTCACGGGCAGGGGCTCCGTCGTTGCGGATGCTCTGGTGGGGGATCCGCATATTCGCGGAGTGAGCTTTACGGGCTCTGTCGAGGTGGGTCGAGCGATACGAGTGGCGTGTGCCGAGCGAGGCATCCGCATACAAACAGAGCTGGGGGGTCGGAACCCGGCGATCGTTCTTGCCGATGCCGACCTCGAGGCAGCGGCTGCCGCGGTGGCCGGTGGGGCGTTCGGCTACGCCGGACAGAAATGCACCGCTACCCGAAGGGCGCTGATCCAAGACTCCGTGTACGACGACGTTCAAGCACTGTTGACGGCGGCCGCCGAGAGGATGGTGCCCGGAGATCCCCTCGATCGCGCCACCGTCGTCGGGCCTCTCATCAGCCGGCGGGCCGCCGATGCCGTGCGGGCGTCGATCCGCGAGGCGGTCGAAGCCGGGGCAGAACTCATATGGGGGGATCCGGAGGGCGATGGCGACGTTGTCGTGCCGACCATCGTGAGCCGTGTGCCTGCCGACGTCGACCTCGGCTGCGACGAGGTGTTCGGTCCGGTCCTCGTGCTGGAGCCCGTGCGCGATCTCGACCATGCGATCGCCAGTGCCAACGCAACGCCGTTCGGTTTGTCGGCCGCCATCCACACCGCGAGTCTCGCCTCGGCAGCGAGATTCGAAGCAGAGATCGAGGCCGGCGTCGTGGTTGTGAATCGTCCTACCTCCGGTGTCGAGCTTCATGCGCCCTTCGGGGGAATGAAGGCCAGTGGGTATGGGTGGCGGGAGCAAGGTGTGGTCGCGTTGGATTTCTACTCGGAGCTCCAGGCGATCTATGAGGCCATGTAA
- a CDS encoding Gfo/Idh/MocA family oxidoreductase — protein sequence MVGVGLVGLGEIGQVHLAGLRESAQVGPVAICDLDADLVERSRGDERVAASLDELLADDDVEVVDICLPHHLHASYALQALAAGRHVLLEKPMAMSVAECDQILAGAAEAGRRVGVSHNQLFYEPHRMLAGMLERGDLGDLRTIRARLAIGGKYGGWRSDPAQAGGGLLMDAGVHRVYVLDALGGPITAVTAVMDRPGSEDVYSILFEFATGAIGTIDATYGGPVGLFDDQIEVVGTEAIARVTGCEALFEGFAAGPALRAWRNGTWTEYDSADDWAGSVKASVDGFCAAVVNGTEPPVTGADGRRIVQVIESAYESAREGLRIGIDMS from the coding sequence ATGGTGGGCGTCGGCCTGGTCGGTCTCGGGGAGATCGGTCAGGTCCATCTCGCCGGACTGCGGGAATCGGCACAAGTCGGACCGGTGGCGATCTGTGATCTCGATGCAGACCTGGTGGAACGGTCTCGGGGCGACGAGCGGGTAGCCGCGTCGCTCGACGAGTTGCTCGCCGACGATGACGTCGAGGTCGTCGACATCTGCCTGCCACACCACCTCCATGCGTCCTACGCGTTGCAGGCGCTGGCGGCCGGGCGGCACGTGCTGCTCGAGAAGCCGATGGCGATGTCCGTGGCCGAGTGTGACCAGATCCTGGCCGGCGCAGCGGAGGCGGGCCGCAGGGTCGGCGTGTCACACAACCAGTTGTTCTACGAGCCTCACCGCATGCTCGCCGGGATGCTGGAGCGTGGCGACCTCGGCGACCTGCGGACGATTCGGGCAAGGCTTGCGATCGGGGGCAAGTACGGTGGATGGCGATCGGACCCGGCTCAGGCCGGCGGTGGCCTCCTCATGGACGCCGGGGTCCACCGTGTCTATGTACTCGACGCGCTGGGAGGGCCGATCACCGCCGTCACCGCAGTGATGGACCGACCGGGGAGCGAGGATGTGTACTCGATCCTGTTCGAGTTCGCCACGGGTGCGATCGGCACGATCGATGCGACCTATGGCGGTCCGGTTGGCCTGTTCGACGATCAGATCGAGGTGGTTGGTACCGAGGCGATCGCCCGTGTGACCGGATGTGAGGCTCTCTTCGAGGGCTTTGCAGCCGGCCCGGCGCTCCGGGCATGGCGCAACGGGACCTGGACGGAGTACGACTCGGCCGACGACTGGGCCGGATCGGTCAAGGCGTCGGTAGACGGTTTCTGTGCAGCGGTGGTGAACGGGACGGAGCCTCCGGTGACCGGCGCCGACGGCCGTCGGATCGTACAGGTCATCGAATCCGCCTACGAGTCGGCACGAGAAGGTCTTCGTATCGGAATCGACATGAGCTGA
- the gltD gene encoding glutamate synthase small subunit → MGSPTGFQKTDRQERGYLPVEERRKNYREFSIPLTDEALAKQGSRCMDCGVPYCHSGCPIHNIIPDWNRLVYRDNWREAVDVLHSTNNFPEFTGRVCPAPCEEACTLNLHDAPVTIRTIEHAIIEKAWENRWIDPKIPGRHTDRRVAVIGSGPSGLAAAQQLARAGHQVEVFEKNPKIGGLLRYGIPDFKLAKSVIDRRLAQMQAEGVEFRVNSHVGVNVPVERLVNKYDALVLAAGCEKPRDLVIPGRDLHGVHFAMSFLTQQNRRVGRESLGDLEPITAEGKHIVVIGGGDTGADCVGTSNRQGAAFVTQLELLPRPPDHPDKMLIWPNWPTKLRTSTSHDEGCERLWSVATTSFEGSAGRIEMLRGVGVDWKQIDGRWVMTEVAGSEFELQADLVLLATGFVSPVHEGLLEQLGIEFDQQGNVAANADDYETSVPGIFAAGDMRRGQSLVVRAINEGRRCARAVDEYLMGHSDLPR, encoded by the coding sequence ATGGGCTCGCCGACAGGGTTTCAGAAGACCGATCGCCAGGAGCGTGGCTACCTGCCGGTGGAGGAGCGCCGCAAAAACTATCGCGAGTTCTCGATTCCACTGACGGATGAAGCGCTGGCGAAGCAAGGATCCCGTTGCATGGACTGTGGCGTCCCGTACTGCCATTCCGGCTGCCCGATCCATAACATCATTCCCGATTGGAACCGCCTCGTATACCGGGACAACTGGCGTGAGGCCGTTGACGTGCTGCATTCGACGAACAACTTCCCCGAGTTCACCGGCCGGGTCTGTCCGGCTCCCTGCGAGGAGGCGTGCACACTCAACCTCCACGATGCCCCGGTGACCATCAGGACGATCGAGCACGCGATCATCGAAAAGGCCTGGGAGAACCGGTGGATCGACCCCAAGATCCCGGGTAGGCACACTGACAGGCGCGTCGCCGTCATCGGGTCGGGGCCCTCCGGTCTGGCCGCGGCGCAGCAGTTGGCCCGGGCCGGTCACCAGGTCGAGGTGTTCGAAAAGAACCCCAAGATCGGGGGCCTTCTCCGCTACGGGATCCCGGATTTCAAGCTCGCCAAGTCTGTAATCGACCGCCGGCTGGCACAGATGCAGGCAGAGGGCGTCGAGTTTCGTGTCAACAGCCATGTCGGTGTAAACGTGCCGGTGGAGCGTCTCGTCAACAAATACGACGCGCTGGTGCTGGCGGCCGGGTGTGAGAAGCCGCGAGATCTCGTCATCCCCGGGCGCGATCTCCACGGCGTGCATTTTGCGATGTCGTTCTTGACTCAGCAGAACCGAAGGGTTGGCCGCGAGTCCCTCGGTGATCTGGAGCCGATCACCGCCGAGGGCAAGCACATCGTGGTTATCGGTGGTGGCGACACCGGCGCCGATTGTGTCGGGACATCGAACCGCCAGGGCGCTGCCTTCGTCACGCAACTGGAGCTGTTACCACGGCCCCCGGATCATCCCGACAAGATGCTCATCTGGCCCAACTGGCCGACGAAGCTACGAACGTCTACGTCTCACGACGAGGGGTGTGAGCGGTTGTGGTCGGTGGCGACCACATCATTCGAGGGCTCGGCCGGGCGGATCGAGATGCTGCGAGGTGTCGGCGTCGACTGGAAGCAGATTGACGGCCGCTGGGTGATGACCGAAGTCGCCGGAAGCGAGTTCGAACTGCAAGCGGATCTCGTCCTGTTGGCAACTGGGTTTGTCAGCCCCGTCCATGAGGGCCTGCTCGAGCAACTCGGCATCGAGTTCGATCAGCAAGGGAATGTGGCTGCGAACGCCGACGACTACGAGACGAGCGTGCCCGGCATCTTTGCGGCCGGTGACATGCGCCGCGGCCAGTCGTTGGTCGTACGGGCCATCAACGAGGGTCGTCGGTGTGCGCGCGCAGTCGACGAATACTTGATGGGCCACAGCGACCTTCCCCGCTGA